The genomic segment ATCAAATGGCTAATACTCCAAGGCATAAAACATTTTATTCGTAGAGATGGACGACCATCACTAACTTGGGATTTTGTAAATAATTCTAATGGAGCAACGCTTCAACTAGAAAATAAAACTGCTAAACCAAACTTTGGAGCCTTAAATGCGAACTCGTAATACTAATGATTCATGGATGCCACCTTTTGTCTATCTACATAAGCGTGCAGGAGTAGCTGAGAGTTATGTCCTAAAGCGTCATAACTCAACGAAGGTGCTATGTAAGAGTTCCGCTAGTAAAGCTGAAGTTTGGCAAGCATATGAAAGTGAAATAGCAGAAATGAGTACAATCTACACTGTAAATCGATTAGTAATAGACTATCTCAACAGTACAAGCTACTCCGAGCTTGCCCCAAGAACACAGAAAGATCGCGACATAGAACTAAAGCGATTTAGTAATGTCTTTGGTGAAATGAAACCAGATGATATTAGAGCCCCAGATATACGCCAATATATGGACCTGCGAGGACAAGCTAGCAAAACCCAAGCTAACCACGAACTAGCGGCAGCTAGTGTAATGTTTGGGTGGGGGTTCGAGCGAGGAAAATGCAACAGTAACCCCGCCAAAGGGATAAAAAAGTTTAAACTTAAGACACGTGATAGATATATAACAGACACTGAATACAGCGCAGTTTTAGCATGCGCAGAACCGCGCCTCAAAATAGCTATGGAGATAAGTTATTTATGTGCTGCAAGAAAGGGGGATGTGCTAAATCTTACATGGTCACAATTATCAGATGATGGAATTTATATTGAACAAGGAAAAACTGGCAAGAAACAAATCAAGGCATGGTCTAAAAGATTGAGGGTATTGATACAGGAAGCAGAGCTACTGCAGAATGATGCTGCTAGTGCCTATGTTATCAATAAAAAAAATGGTGGAAAGCTTTCTTCTGATGGTTTAAGTAGTGCTTGGAACCGTGCGAAGAAAAGAGTGAAGAAAAAACACCCAGAGATAGAGCTCTCGTTTACATTTCACGATATTAAAGCTAAAGGGATCTCCGACTTTAAAGGAACCTCAGCTGAAAAGCAGCAATTCTCAGGTCATAAGACACAGAGCCAGCTGGGCATATATGATCGCAAGGTGAGTATTGTTCCAACTATAGGCAGTAGTACAAAGACCCTGTAGCAGATGCTGTATAACTGCCAAGTTTATATGTACTCAGGTATTCGAGCTTCAAAGACAATAATAAAGCGATTTAATGCTGGTTTCCGTTTTCCAATCAGCATCGCCCACTTCTTAGAAGCTTGCATAATCGCCAAGTAAACGACTCTCTATGCGGTGTCATCATTTAAAAAAGTTAGGATTCTTGATGACCTTTACAATCACACACTCGATTGCATTGGTTCTATAAATGCAATCGGTTGTCTTGAGCGTGAATTAAACTACGTATTAAGGTTAGACCATTACTGCACTTGATTTCACATTTTGATAGCGATCTATTCTGTGCATCTGATTAAAGGTTTGTCTGGTTTTTAGCCCACTGCAATCTCAGAAGGGCAAAAGCTATAGAACTTCTGATAGAGACTATCCCTACCGATGAAGTCTTCCATGCATACATAGTCTCAGGGAAGATGGCGACCACCCCCTTGTTTAACACCTTAGAAACATGAACAAGAGATGTGTCTACTGAGATCAGTAGTTCTGAGTTGCGAATGATCGGAATGACGCTCTCAAAACTGGTGATTCCTTTTACTAACTCAACATTAGACAAACTCAAATCCTCAACCAACCGTGAGGCTAACTGAACAGAATCAGGAGAGTCCACATGTTGTGTTAACTCATCGCATTCAACTATTGTTACCACCCCTTTGACGTAAAGATGCAATATCTTATCGTTCAAGGAAGTAAAACCGCTCTGAGTTTTTTTACTATTTCAGGCTCGAAACGGCCATTACGATCAGGCTACACCTCAAACTTGAAACTGCCTTCATCGGTCTTTACTTACTTGAAGGAGTGACTAAAACGGTGATAATGAATTGGTGCTTTCTTACTTTTTTGATAAACCATACGATATTCGGGCTCAGCTTTGACTTTGATTTTGATTTTCATGGTTCTGAAATCAGTTAAATCAGGCTCAGTTTTAATACCTATTCGGCTTGGTAATGGAATGTTTCAAGTTCTTTTTTTCAAAAAACCTTGTATTGTTCCGTATAGAATAGTGATTGAAAGGTAGTTAAACAAAATTATTTACAGACAGTACGAAGTGAATATAAATTCGAAAATGAAACCTTTATTTTCTACGCTATATTCTACAGAATTAAAAACGGCTCGCATATTTCTATGCAAGCCGTTGTTTTATTTGGCAGGGGTAGCAAGACTCGAACTCGCAACCATCGGTTTTGGAGACCGCTGTTCTACCAATTGGAACTATACCCCTGTTGACGAGATGCATTATGCTAAAACCACCGACAAAGGTAAAGCATTATTTGCTTCAAACACTACTGACTGTGGGTTTTTCAGCCAAATTAGTAAAATTGAATACGCTTTGGCTTTACCTTATACAAATCTCTTTATCATATACGTTAATACTTCATAAGCAGATCAATCTATAGTGCATAAAAAGATAAGATTAGTTGTGCTATTTGTATTTATCGATTTAATGAGCTGTGGCTTACTGGCTAATGCTTAAATGAGTAACACTAAGTAGAACGAACATATATTGCAAGAGTTGGCCTCGATATACAAGAGTTCACTCTGGTTGCTCTGGCTACTCTGAGATTGATAGATTAAGGCCCAATTACTTATGGATACACTTAGTTAATAGGGTATAAGTTGATAGGGTATAACTC from the Shewanella japonica genome contains:
- a CDS encoding DUF4224 domain-containing protein; amino-acid sequence: MALLTEKDLEQLSGLTQPAAQIKWLILQGIKHFIRRDGRPSLTWDFVNNSNGATLQLENKTAKPNFGALNANS
- a CDS encoding tyrosine-type recombinase/integrase, whose amino-acid sequence is MRTRNTNDSWMPPFVYLHKRAGVAESYVLKRHNSTKVLCKSSASKAEVWQAYESEIAEMSTIYTVNRLVIDYLNSTSYSELAPRTQKDRDIELKRFSNVFGEMKPDDIRAPDIRQYMDLRGQASKTQANHELAAASVMFGWGFERGKCNSNPAKGIKKFKLKTRDRYITDTEYSAVLACAEPRLKIAMEISYLCAARKGDVLNLTWSQLSDDGIYIEQGKTGKKQIKAWSKRLRVLIQEAELLQNDAASAYVINKKNGGKLSSDGLSSAWNRAKKRVKKKHPEIELSFTFHDIKAKGISDFKGTSAEKQQFSGHKTQSQLGIYDRKVSIVPTIGSSTKTL
- a CDS encoding glycosyltransferase family 9 protein, with the protein product MVTIVECDELTQHVDSPDSVQLASRLVEDLSLSNVELVKGITSFESVIPIIRNSELLISVDTSLVHVSKVLNKGVVAIFPETMYAWKTSSVGIVSIRSSIAFALLRLQWAKNQTNL